The nucleotide sequence TCATCGTAACCACCACCTTCTCCAAATGAGCATTATCATACGTTACATTCGTCCCACTATAATTGTCTTTATCTTTCTACTTTGATTTTGTCACATATTTCTCCTCGTGAAGCCCCGATAGATCTTTCATGGGAGGTGATGATCAAAGAACATTTATGGGTGCTAAAGAAAAAGGGAcaccaaattaaaaaaaaaattaagacttgtgatatcttttgagaaaagcccaaagagattttttttaaaaaaaatcggtCCGAAGTAAAATAccaaaaatataaaatgtataGATAAGGTAGAATATGAAAATGGAAAATGAGAGTACAACATAATACAAATacaaaataatagtaataatgaaaaaaaaggaaactTAATAGAAAACTTAGAAATATAAAATAGTATATAGTCAAATGATATAAAACAAAATATCACATGGACAAGTAAAATGTTTTaagttgataaaattatattagcGACCTAACCATCTTTGATTTTGATTCAGATGTTGGAGTTGaataaactaaacatataaaaggAGACGTTCTCATTCCAATTTCCAGAACACATTAAGGCTAAGAGAACCAAACACCTTCTAAGATACTAAAACAAATTGTTTACTGATTACTAGTCTCCTGCGGATAGATTGATAGATAGATACACATATATTACACTTTCCAATCTGCTTTCCATCACATCGAAGCTGCAACGTGAGATACGAAGCCTGCTCATTTTTAGAATTTTCGAACAGTATTTcttatctaataataataattactatATTTTATACTGTGATAGTATTTTCATCAATaccaataaaataatatttttatctaaattttataaaaaatattatatttatagtgtttttatactGTGCTATAATGTTTTTAATAATACTAGAAAAATATCATAACACATTAAAAAACACTGTAATGTAGTGCTTTTATTTTTAACAATATTAGAAAAATATCGTAACATGATATTTTTGTACCATGttataggatttttttttaattactagAAACACTATTGTTCACCTTATGGATCACTTGAtaggaaaaagaataaaaataaagaaaatatattaggCAAAAAGAAGATACTGTTTGGAAATTCTAAAAATGAGGAGTTACTcgagaaaaaaaaatccaaaaagaagttttttttttatgaaaatttgcCCAAGTTTGAGAGGATCAATACGCACTGCATCACAAAGAGCCAATACGTTCTCGTAATGGTCAGAGAACAGCTATAGTTCTTTCTACTACAGAACGATCAAAGCAGCAGAGTTCTTCCGTAATGATCGCCAACTCAAATCTTTGATTGGCTCGATTCACTGATTAGACTGCTTTAATCGTAAAAGAACTTAAGTATTCTTAacttttgttattttttttatcaaatatattcaattttttatttcaaaaatgtTTTTGTCTTTCTCAAATATTAAAGAAGACAAAATACTGTTAAATCTACTAATCAACCGATGATCAATAATCCAATAATTGATTGGATCTATGCCTGATGCAAATTCAATACATGAAACATCCaagtaatgataacatgtttattaGTAGTTAAGGTAGGAATCATCCAACATGTGACTGCCTCTACTCATCAAATAAGCACCCAAAGGTTTTCAATAGATATCGATATCGACATTTTTATAGCTCAATATCAGCATATTCATTTTGATTTCTTATTGTATTATTCAATAACgtgaaaaaatataaatcattataCAGTCTGACGCATAAGTACACAACATATCTGATTGAGGCACAACAAACATCTCAATGGCAACCACAATGAtgatacaaaaataacataatactATGGCCAAGAAGAAATAACTGAGAAACATTTACTCTTCAGGAAAACAAGCAGATGCTTAGCATTGAAACAACACGATCTAGAACAGAGAAGAGAGGTGTCCTAAAACAAGCATTTGGATCAGCTAGAAGTGTTCAGTGCAAAAACACAGCATTCCAAGTGCAAGGTAACCTCCAAGGCAAATTTGTGTCGAAAGAGACGCATAGGCATTTAGTTTGCTTAACGCATGCAATATTGCTACAGAAAGCATGTATAGCTGTGAATAAGTTTGCAGACTTCCACGTATCATTCACCCCTTCCCTTGGTAGACTGCTTCCAGACACTCTTTAGCCCTGTGAACCTTAGACTGGAGATAGAAGCTTCCATGTTTAGCATTTCTCTCAAATAAGACATCGTACTTCTGTGTAGTCAGAATAATGAAAATTCAGACTCgacaaatataaatatttttataaaaaatttaaaaaagctCGGGACCATAAAAGAACAACTATCTACATCAACAACAGAACTTTTTCTGGGATCAACAACTGTGTATAATTGAGTTGGAGTAGGTAGACTACAAAGGTTAATTTTCTGAGTGAATTATCGGTAACAAACAATGTTATTTGTGTTAAATAAGAAAAATTCTTCACATATAATTAGCTAGAAGTACCCTAAGAATAAATTAGAAAGCTTTATGCCATCATTACGGAGAGAACATATGCTATGCGTAAAAATAACAGCATAACCTCCCATGATAACAATCATAAAATGCAGAAACTAGGATACTGAACCTTCAGGATCTCCTCCCAAGTTGACTGTTCATTGATTCCCAATATCTGCCTAGCTTCTTGTTCGGTCATAGCCTTACTAGCTCTCCGTATATTCTGTATAGTTTCATTTGCAACACCGGTTTTATTTGCATCTGCAGAAAACAATTCAAGAAATAAGTTAAAGAGTTATTCATATATGTGCTCTTATATGCCAGTAGCAAGGAAGGACATATctgtgaatgaaaaaaaaaaaaatcaaagtcaaTAAACTAT is from Musa acuminata AAA Group cultivar baxijiao chromosome BXJ1-6, Cavendish_Baxijiao_AAA, whole genome shotgun sequence and encodes:
- the LOC135585490 gene encoding mitochondrial import inner membrane translocase subunit PAM16 like 2-like isoform X1 — translated: MVSIISSSWCPLPLLSLRRRGMMWRTCPVLNRPASTSLQPVAAARILANLLVMGSGILGRAVLQAYRKALENANKTGVANETIQNIRRASKAMTEQEARQILGINEQSTWEEILKKYDVLFERNAKHGSFYLQSKVHRAKECLEAVYQGKG
- the LOC135585490 gene encoding mitochondrial import inner membrane translocase subunit PAM16 like 2-like isoform X2, which gives rise to MAARILANLLVMGSGILGRAVLQAYRKALENANKTGVANETIQNIRRASKAMTEQEARQILGINEQSTWEEILKKYDVLFERNAKHGSFYLQSKVHRAKECLEAVYQGKG